A genomic stretch from Blastopirellula sediminis includes:
- a CDS encoding tetratricopeptide repeat protein: MRALLLTFIVAVTLTFSGISPALADDAPRINELVRSAADLAKSAKGEEEYGAIINICSEAETLDLPSEHEQYFAQLNAWAHNKRGEAIAEKGAATTDTEEAAKLDAAALADFDAAVKLQPKMSSAVHNRGVSLAAAGKSEEALQDFTLAIELNPKYANSWFNRGELHYQAGRMQQAISDYSRAIQLKPTDSGAFNSRGNAQYLAENYQAALADFGQAIRVSPKDPLGYANRADAYSDLGYWDRALRDYRMALQLDPQMARVKQGMAWVMATCPQANLRDAEQALQLSAEAAAQLDAPDARYLDTVAAAQANFGQFDEAVKTAEQAKAIATEPHAKQIDARIKLYSSKQPFREPSR; this comes from the coding sequence ATGCGCGCACTCCTCCTGACTTTCATCGTCGCCGTAACGCTAACGTTCTCTGGCATTTCCCCTGCCCTGGCGGATGACGCCCCACGAATCAACGAGTTGGTCCGCAGCGCCGCCGATCTGGCCAAGTCGGCCAAAGGGGAAGAAGAATATGGCGCTATCATCAACATCTGCAGCGAAGCGGAAACGCTCGATTTGCCGAGCGAACACGAACAATACTTCGCGCAACTGAACGCCTGGGCGCACAACAAACGCGGTGAAGCGATCGCCGAAAAAGGCGCCGCCACAACCGATACGGAAGAGGCGGCGAAGCTCGATGCGGCCGCCCTTGCCGACTTCGACGCGGCCGTCAAACTGCAACCGAAGATGTCCTCCGCCGTCCACAATCGCGGCGTCAGCCTGGCCGCCGCCGGAAAGAGCGAAGAGGCGCTCCAGGACTTTACCCTGGCGATCGAACTGAATCCGAAGTACGCCAATTCCTGGTTCAACCGGGGCGAACTCCACTATCAGGCCGGGAGGATGCAACAAGCGATCTCCGACTACAGCCGCGCCATTCAGCTGAAACCGACCGACTCCGGGGCGTTCAACAGCCGCGGAAACGCCCAGTACCTGGCTGAGAATTATCAGGCCGCCCTCGCCGACTTCGGCCAGGCGATCCGCGTTTCGCCAAAAGATCCCTTGGGATACGCCAATCGGGCCGACGCCTACAGCGATCTAGGCTATTGGGACCGCGCCCTGCGAGATTACCGCATGGCGCTTCAGCTAGATCCCCAAATGGCCCGCGTTAAACAGGGAATGGCTTGGGTGATGGCTACGTGTCCACAAGCCAATCTCCGCGACGCGGAGCAAGCCCTGCAATTGTCGGCCGAAGCGGCGGCCCAGCTCGACGCGCCAGACGCACGGTACTTGGACACCGTGGCCGCCGCCCAGGCGAACTTCGGGCAATTTGACGAGGCGGTCAAAACGGCGGAACAAGCGAAAGCGATCGCCACCGAGCCGCACGCCAAGCAGATTGACGCACGGATCAAACTCTACAGTTCCAAGCAGCCGTTTCGCGAACCTTCTCGGTAA
- a CDS encoding response regulator — protein MIMESNPQLDPISEFGAARGRVLICDDDWSQRELLTLILRKNGFETLDTGLGDECRRYAASEPISAVLLDIDLPDASGLDICEELSDAQSTHQLPIILISGMDQADIVRSARRHGARFFLQKPYDPAAVIALLERALDETSPW, from the coding sequence ATGATTATGGAGAGCAACCCGCAACTCGATCCGATTTCTGAATTCGGCGCAGCGCGGGGACGAGTTCTGATTTGCGACGACGATTGGTCGCAGCGAGAGTTGCTGACGCTAATCTTGCGCAAGAACGGGTTCGAGACGCTCGACACCGGACTTGGCGACGAATGTCGGCGATACGCCGCGAGCGAGCCGATCTCGGCCGTGCTCTTGGACATCGATCTGCCCGACGCTAGCGGACTGGACATTTGCGAAGAGCTCTCCGACGCTCAATCGACCCATCAGTTGCCGATTATCTTGATTAGCGGCATGGATCAGGCCGACATTGTGCGTTCGGCTCGTCGCCATGGAGCCCGCTTTTTCCTGCAAAAACCGTATGATCCAGCGGCGGTAATCGCC